In Pseudonocardia cypriaca, a single genomic region encodes these proteins:
- a CDS encoding 2-hydroxyacid dehydrogenase: MSPDSPRIVVTRALPPAALEPLHSVGQVWVSPHDRPLSVAELHQAVDGASAIISMLNDKIDDDVLDAAGPNLRIVANTAVGYDNLDVPAITHRGVLATNTPGVLVDATADLTMALLLDVTRRVSEGDRLVRSGAAWSWDISFMLGSGLQGKQLGIIGMGHIGQAVAARAAAFGMDVAHHSRRPVEAGGSRRLPLDELLATSDVVSLHCPLTAQTRHLIDAEALRSMKGSAYLVNTARGPIVDEAALAAALAGGEIAGAALDVYENEPEVHDGLRALPNVVLAPHLGSATVETRTRMAELAVENVVATLLGKDAPTPISVPST, translated from the coding sequence ATGAGCCCCGACTCCCCGCGCATCGTCGTGACCCGCGCCCTTCCGCCCGCCGCGCTGGAGCCGCTGCACTCCGTCGGTCAGGTGTGGGTCTCTCCGCACGACCGGCCGCTGTCCGTCGCCGAGCTGCACCAGGCCGTCGACGGTGCGAGCGCGATCATCAGCATGCTCAACGACAAGATCGACGACGACGTCCTCGACGCGGCGGGCCCGAACCTGCGGATCGTCGCGAACACGGCCGTCGGCTACGACAACCTGGACGTGCCGGCGATCACCCACCGCGGGGTGCTCGCGACCAACACGCCCGGCGTGCTGGTCGACGCCACGGCCGACCTCACCATGGCCCTGCTCCTGGACGTCACCCGGCGGGTGTCCGAGGGCGACCGGCTCGTGCGCTCCGGGGCGGCGTGGTCGTGGGACATCTCGTTCATGCTCGGCTCCGGGCTGCAGGGCAAGCAGCTGGGCATCATCGGGATGGGGCACATCGGCCAGGCCGTGGCCGCGCGCGCCGCGGCGTTCGGGATGGACGTCGCGCACCACTCCCGGCGGCCTGTCGAGGCGGGCGGCTCCCGCCGGCTCCCCCTGGACGAGCTGCTGGCCACGTCGGACGTCGTGTCGCTGCACTGCCCGCTCACGGCGCAGACCCGCCACCTCATCGACGCCGAGGCGCTGCGGTCGATGAAGGGCAGCGCCTACCTGGTCAACACCGCCCGCGGCCCGATCGTCGACGAGGCGGCGCTCGCCGCGGCCCTCGCCGGCGGCGAGATCGCGGGCGCCGCCCTGGACGTCTACGAGAACGAGCCCGAGGTGCACGACGGCCTGCGCGCGCTCCCCAACGTCGTGCTGGCCCCGCACCTCGGGTCGGCCACGGTCGAGACGCGGACCCGCATGGCCGAGCTGGCGGTGGAGAACGTCGTCGCCACGCTCCTCGGAAAGGATGCACCGACCCCGATATCGGTACCGTCCACCTGA
- a CDS encoding GntR family transcriptional regulator — protein MPGKRDRGSTTKAEEAFTAIRRQIERGQLPGGAKLTLQSLSDEMQMSLTPIREALRMLQAHGLVEYRPHHGHVVTRYSIPRAEEIYLLRETLEPLATRLAAQRASERELEEIRGLHEEFRAAAEKEDGEQGVIVDLNALWHRAVYEAAHSGFLDDFIDRLWTGVPYQAIWFIHRRHRSVLDHSAVTEALLAHEADAAGSAMLNHIERGKKATIEHLRAIGAPET, from the coding sequence ATGCCGGGCAAGCGGGATCGCGGTTCGACGACCAAGGCCGAAGAGGCCTTCACCGCGATCCGACGGCAGATCGAACGGGGGCAGCTCCCCGGCGGCGCGAAGCTGACCCTGCAGAGCCTTTCGGACGAGATGCAGATGAGCCTGACGCCCATCCGCGAAGCGCTGCGGATGCTCCAGGCGCACGGTCTCGTCGAGTACCGCCCCCACCACGGACACGTCGTCACCCGTTACTCGATCCCCCGCGCCGAGGAGATCTACCTGCTCCGCGAGACGCTCGAGCCGCTGGCGACCCGCCTCGCGGCGCAGCGGGCGTCCGAGCGGGAGCTCGAGGAGATCCGCGGGCTGCACGAGGAGTTCCGCGCCGCCGCCGAGAAGGAGGACGGTGAGCAGGGGGTGATCGTCGACCTCAACGCGCTGTGGCACCGGGCCGTGTACGAGGCCGCCCATTCCGGGTTCCTCGACGACTTCATCGACCGGCTCTGGACGGGCGTGCCGTACCAGGCGATCTGGTTCATCCACCGCCGCCACCGCTCGGTGCTCGACCACTCGGCGGTCACCGAGGCGCTGCTCGCGCACGAGGCCGACGCAGCGGGCTCGGCGATGCTCAACCACATCGAGCGGGGCAAGAAGGCCACGATCGAGCACCTGCGCGCCATCGGTGCTCCCGAGACCTGA